One Candidatus Sericytochromatia bacterium DNA segment encodes these proteins:
- the ung gene encoding uracil-DNA glycosylase, giving the protein MTEPALPPVEPRLDESWKRVLAAEFQQPYFRALKAFLLAERAAGRTFYPPGRLIFNALDRTPFEAVRVVLLGQDPYHGPGQAEGMCFSVPRGVAIPPSLQNIFKELQADLGLANPGHGHLGAWAAQGVLLLNATLTVRAHQAASHHGQGWETFTDAIIRELNVRREGLVFVLWGRHAQQKGRLVDATRHLVLKAAHPSPLSATNGFFGCRHFSAINRWLVARGQAPIDWRLT; this is encoded by the coding sequence ATGACGGAACCCGCCTTACCACCCGTCGAACCTCGTCTGGATGAGAGCTGGAAGCGGGTGCTGGCCGCCGAATTCCAGCAGCCCTACTTTCGCGCGCTGAAAGCCTTTCTGTTGGCCGAACGGGCTGCTGGGAGAACGTTCTATCCGCCGGGGCGGCTGATCTTCAACGCCCTCGATCGCACCCCGTTCGAGGCGGTGCGGGTGGTGTTGCTGGGCCAAGACCCTTACCATGGCCCTGGTCAGGCCGAGGGGATGTGTTTTTCGGTGCCGCGCGGCGTGGCGATTCCGCCCTCGCTGCAGAACATTTTCAAGGAACTGCAGGCCGACCTGGGGCTGGCGAACCCGGGACACGGGCATCTGGGCGCCTGGGCGGCGCAGGGCGTGTTGCTGCTCAACGCCACCCTGACGGTGCGGGCCCACCAGGCGGCCTCGCATCACGGTCAAGGTTGGGAAACCTTCACCGACGCGATCATCCGGGAGTTGAACGTCCGACGCGAGGGCCTGGTGTTCGTCCTGTGGGGGCGTCACGCCCAGCAGAAAGGACGGTTGGTCGACGCCACGCGGCACCTGGTCTTGAAGGCGGCCCATCCGTCGCCCCTGTCGGCCACCAACGGTTTTTTCGGCTGCCGCCACTTCTCCGCGATCAATCGCTGGCTGGTGGCGCGTGGTCAGGCGCCGATCGACTGGCGCCTGACCTGA